From Deinococcota bacterium, the proteins below share one genomic window:
- a CDS encoding response regulator transcription factor has protein sequence MPCTSNIEQQKRTRLFICDAFKLFRQALGHLLNHQPDFRVIGEAATGEQALRLCLELSPDVALIDLQLPDMSGLEVAQSLMICTPGTRIILLAIEISRRSVLEAVEVGVTAYLPKHAEAEVLAVAIRRAVGQHKPLAHDAVEPLLARYGQGNARFLERNDEPTLTERQRQVLRFLTQGASNREIAGALGMSEKAIRNLLSEVYQLLDVRNRTEAAVYALQRGWLASLDSLAS, from the coding sequence ATGCCGTGCACCTCGAACATCGAACAGCAAAAGCGCACGCGGCTGTTTATCTGCGACGCGTTCAAGCTCTTCCGGCAGGCGCTAGGGCACCTGCTCAACCACCAACCTGACTTTCGGGTTATCGGCGAGGCCGCCACGGGAGAGCAAGCCCTCCGGCTCTGCCTCGAGCTCAGCCCCGACGTGGCTCTTATTGACCTTCAGCTGCCCGACATGAGCGGCCTCGAGGTCGCGCAGAGCCTCATGATTTGTACTCCAGGGACCCGCATCATCCTTCTAGCCATCGAGATCAGCCGACGCAGTGTACTTGAGGCCGTCGAAGTGGGCGTGACAGCGTACCTGCCGAAGCACGCGGAGGCGGAAGTGCTCGCTGTGGCCATTCGCCGGGCGGTCGGGCAGCACAAGCCCTTGGCGCACGATGCGGTCGAGCCCCTGCTTGCGCGCTATGGACAGGGTAACGCGAGGTTTCTAGAAAGAAATGACGAGCCTACGCTCACCGAGCGTCAGCGACAAGTGCTGCGATTCTTGACTCAAGGAGCCTCAAACCGCGAGATTGCCGGCGCGTTGGGCATGTCAGAAAAAGCCATCCGCAACCTATTGTCAGAGGTGTACCAGTTGCTCGACGTCCGTAACCGCACTGAGGCCGCCGTATACGCGCTGCAAAGGGGCTGGTTGGCGAGCCTTGACAGTCTAGCATCATGA
- a CDS encoding DUF3147 family protein, translating to MAEVPMTQFILRVLISALIVATVAEVAKRYTLFAAIIASLPLTSVLAIIWLYYDTRDVEPIIDLSSSIFWAVLPSLLFFVALPTLLRLGLKFVPSLLLSAAVMIVAYSLYVALMGRFGVKL from the coding sequence ATGGCGGAAGTCCCGATGACGCAATTTATCTTGAGGGTCCTCATCTCGGCGCTCATCGTTGCCACGGTTGCCGAGGTGGCGAAGCGCTACACGCTTTTCGCGGCCATCATTGCCTCACTGCCCTTAACTTCTGTCCTGGCGATCATCTGGCTTTATTACGACACTCGAGATGTTGAGCCTATCATCGACCTATCGAGTTCGATCTTCTGGGCGGTACTTCCCTCACTGCTCTTCTTCGTCGCCCTCCCAACACTGCTCAGACTGGGTTTGAAGTTCGTGCCTTCACTGCTGCTGTCCGCAGCCGTTATGATTGTGGCCTATAGCCTCTATGTTGCCCTGATGGGGCGCTTTGGCGTTAAGCTTTAA
- a CDS encoding GerMN domain-containing protein produces the protein MTYTALVVALLVLAVIAALLIWTLRSPANGTVYFVRSQQLDSRLEPVSRPLGVQDQEARLKNALDALIAGPNAEEKARGLSSAMPQETRVLDLDFAGGLVTVNLSAEFERGGGTTLMTARLNQLFYTLTEDPAVTRVSLDVEGWPVKVFSGQGLIIDNPWDRTYHETLPVW, from the coding sequence GTGACGTACACAGCGCTAGTTGTGGCTTTACTGGTACTGGCGGTTATCGCGGCGCTGCTGATTTGGACGCTCAGAAGCCCTGCCAACGGCACTGTGTACTTTGTTAGAAGCCAGCAGCTTGACTCTCGACTGGAGCCGGTCAGCCGCCCTTTGGGTGTTCAGGATCAAGAAGCCAGACTCAAGAACGCACTTGACGCTCTGATTGCGGGACCTAACGCCGAGGAAAAGGCCCGCGGGCTCAGCTCAGCGATGCCCCAAGAGACCAGGGTCCTGGACTTAGATTTCGCGGGCGGCTTGGTCACCGTGAACCTGTCGGCTGAATTTGAGCGTGGTGGCGGCACCACACTTATGACGGCGCGTCTCAACCAACTGTTTTACACCCTAACCGAGGATCCCGCGGTCACGCGTGTGTCTCTTGATGTTGAAGGTTGGCCGGTAAAGGTTTTTAGCGGTCAGGGGTTGATTATTGACAACCCCTGGGACCGGACTTACCATGAAACGCTCCCAGTCTGGTAG
- a CDS encoding four-helix bundle copper-binding protein, which yields MNHVQDMLRTHPRQPQVDMAALVNCIEECFSCAQSCTSCADACLGEQNVQEVVQCIRFNLDCADVCDATGRVLSRQTQPDWNLIRSQLQACATACQVCGAECERHAGHMEHCRVCAEACRRCEEACNRLLSAIPA from the coding sequence ATGAATCACGTTCAGGACATGCTCAGAACTCACCCACGCCAACCGCAGGTCGATATGGCCGCTCTCGTCAACTGCATCGAAGAGTGTTTTAGTTGCGCGCAGAGTTGCACAAGTTGCGCTGATGCCTGCCTCGGCGAGCAGAACGTCCAGGAAGTGGTGCAGTGCATTCGCTTTAACTTGGACTGCGCGGACGTGTGCGATGCGACGGGAAGAGTCCTGTCCCGCCAGACGCAGCCCGACTGGAACCTCATTCGCAGCCAGCTTCAAGCCTGCGCCACCGCCTGCCAGGTGTGCGGCGCCGAGTGCGAAAGGCACGCCGGGCACATGGAACACTGCCGGGTCTGCGCCGAAGCCTGCCGCCGCTGCGAGGAGGCCTGCAACAGGCTACTGTCCGCCATCCCCGCCTAA